In Lycorma delicatula isolate Av1 chromosome 10, ASM4794821v1, whole genome shotgun sequence, a genomic segment contains:
- the LOC142331071 gene encoding N-alpha-acetyltransferase 20-like isoform X1: MTTLRPFTCNDLLKYNGVNLDPLTETYGLSFYMQYLAHWPEYFQVAESASGEIMGYIMGKSEGHGENWHGHVTALTVSPYYRRLGLAANLMTILELVSEKKRCYFVDLFVRVSNKNAISMYKALGYVVYRTVLEYYSGDPDEDAYDMRKALTRDVEKKSIVPLDHPVRPDEVD, encoded by the exons atgacTACGTTGAGACCATTTACTTGCaatgatttattgaaatataatggCGT GAATCTTGATCCACTCACAGAAACT tatggTTTGTCATTCTATATGCAGTATCTGGCTCACTGGCCTGAATATTTTCAGGTTGCTGAGTCAGCTAGTGGAGAAATAATGGGCTACA TTATGGGTAAATCAGAAGGGCATGGTGAAAATTGGCATGGACATGTAACTGCATTAACTGTGTCACCATATTACAGGCGTTTGGGTTTGGCTGCTAATCTTATGACAATACTTGAACTTGTTTCAGAGAA gaaaagATGCTACTTTGTTGATTTATTTGTTAGAGTAAGCAACAAAAATGCAATATCGATGTATAAAGCTCTTGGATATGTTGTGTATAGAacagttttagaatattattctGGTGATCCAGATGAAGATGCTTATG atatgagAAAAGCATTAACAAGagatgttgaaaaaaaatctatagtaCCGTTAGATCATCCTGTTAGACCAGATGAGGTTGACTGA
- the LOC142331071 gene encoding N-alpha-acetyltransferase 20-like isoform X2 produces the protein MQYLAHWPEYFQVAESASGEIMGYIMGKSEGHGENWHGHVTALTVSPYYRRLGLAANLMTILELVSEKKRCYFVDLFVRVSNKNAISMYKALGYVVYRTVLEYYSGDPDEDAYDMRKALTRDVEKKSIVPLDHPVRPDEVD, from the exons ATGCAGTATCTGGCTCACTGGCCTGAATATTTTCAGGTTGCTGAGTCAGCTAGTGGAGAAATAATGGGCTACA TTATGGGTAAATCAGAAGGGCATGGTGAAAATTGGCATGGACATGTAACTGCATTAACTGTGTCACCATATTACAGGCGTTTGGGTTTGGCTGCTAATCTTATGACAATACTTGAACTTGTTTCAGAGAA gaaaagATGCTACTTTGTTGATTTATTTGTTAGAGTAAGCAACAAAAATGCAATATCGATGTATAAAGCTCTTGGATATGTTGTGTATAGAacagttttagaatattattctGGTGATCCAGATGAAGATGCTTATG atatgagAAAAGCATTAACAAGagatgttgaaaaaaaatctatagtaCCGTTAGATCATCCTGTTAGACCAGATGAGGTTGACTGA
- the LOC142331071 gene encoding N-alpha-acetyltransferase 20-like isoform X3, giving the protein MVILLDIKNAFSSAPWSAIFDAVKVMGKSEGHGENWHGHVTALTVSPYYRRLGLAANLMTILELVSEKKRCYFVDLFVRVSNKNAISMYKALGYVVYRTVLEYYSGDPDEDAYDMRKALTRDVEKKSIVPLDHPVRPDEVD; this is encoded by the exons ATGGTGATTTTATTAGACATTAAAAACGCATTCAGTAGTGCTCCTTGGTCCGCGATCTTTGATGCTGTCAAAG TTATGGGTAAATCAGAAGGGCATGGTGAAAATTGGCATGGACATGTAACTGCATTAACTGTGTCACCATATTACAGGCGTTTGGGTTTGGCTGCTAATCTTATGACAATACTTGAACTTGTTTCAGAGAA gaaaagATGCTACTTTGTTGATTTATTTGTTAGAGTAAGCAACAAAAATGCAATATCGATGTATAAAGCTCTTGGATATGTTGTGTATAGAacagttttagaatattattctGGTGATCCAGATGAAGATGCTTATG atatgagAAAAGCATTAACAAGagatgttgaaaaaaaatctatagtaCCGTTAGATCATCCTGTTAGACCAGATGAGGTTGACTGA